One window of the Thermoplasmata archaeon genome contains the following:
- the ppsA gene encoding phosphoenolpyruvate synthase, translating to MPLIVDLEEVSETDLALVGGKAGKLGELIREGLPVPPGFVVTTEAYQAFVDATALRSEIPAALASIQPNEPASVEAASRRLRGIFESTDFPPELRAPVAEAYERFVTAHHVRFSAVRSSATAEDLEGASFAGLQDTYLNVAGVEEILSAIRKCWGSLFTPRVLVYRQRKGFEHASVRLAVLVQQMVDATVSGILFTRDPNTGENHMIVEAGLGLGEAIVGGEVTPDHYVVDGATQKVVHKQISEQKVRLVRAEGGGNRREEIPADERQRQKLPDHRLARLVSLARLIESHYRRPMDVEWAGDANQLYIVQARPVTTIPTSTAPGAARAGEAAPPSEGDERPLLRGFGASPGVAVGAARILHGAADMDKLRSGEVLVTSMTTPDMVPAMSQAAAIVTDEGGMTCHAAIVSRELGVPCVVGTREATKLLLEGEEVTVDGKAGTVYRGAVHRARAAPTASASAGAAAATAVGHGAVPVTATKILVNVGVPEKAEEYARLPVSGVGLLRIEFIFTAHVREHPLALLKKGRKDELVRRLADGIGKVCQAFHPRPVIIRTSDFKTNEYRGMPGGEEFEPSEENPMIGWRGCSRYISPVYKPAFLCELEAIHRVRTEMGLKNAMVMLPFVRNTWELEEISEMMRAQGLRRSRDFQLYLMAEVPSTVLLAREFSKHCDGFSIGSNDLTQLVLGADRDSEILGRMGYFDERDPAVQHAIQLLIEGAHAEGRTVGICGQGPSVYPEFAEFLVRQGIDSISLNADTVVTTIRTIASLEERMKLASLRRGG from the coding sequence ATGCCGCTGATCGTGGACCTCGAGGAAGTCTCGGAGACGGACCTCGCGTTGGTGGGCGGAAAGGCCGGCAAGCTCGGCGAGCTGATCCGAGAGGGCCTACCGGTGCCGCCGGGGTTCGTGGTAACGACGGAGGCCTACCAGGCGTTCGTCGACGCGACCGCGCTGCGATCGGAGATCCCAGCCGCGCTCGCCTCGATCCAGCCCAACGAGCCGGCGAGCGTGGAAGCCGCCTCCCGGCGACTGCGGGGGATCTTCGAGTCGACCGACTTCCCGCCGGAGCTGCGCGCCCCCGTGGCCGAGGCGTACGAACGATTCGTCACGGCGCATCACGTGCGCTTCTCGGCGGTGCGCTCGAGCGCGACCGCCGAGGACCTGGAGGGGGCCTCGTTCGCCGGCCTCCAGGACACCTACCTCAACGTCGCCGGCGTCGAGGAGATCCTGAGCGCGATCCGCAAGTGCTGGGGCTCGCTCTTCACGCCGCGCGTCCTCGTCTACCGCCAGCGCAAGGGCTTCGAGCACGCGAGCGTGCGGCTCGCGGTCCTCGTCCAGCAGATGGTCGATGCGACCGTCAGCGGCATCCTCTTCACCCGCGATCCGAACACGGGCGAGAACCACATGATCGTCGAGGCCGGCCTGGGCCTCGGCGAGGCGATCGTGGGCGGCGAGGTCACACCGGACCATTACGTCGTCGACGGCGCGACGCAGAAGGTCGTCCACAAGCAGATATCCGAGCAGAAGGTTCGGCTCGTCCGGGCCGAGGGTGGAGGGAACCGGCGCGAGGAGATCCCGGCCGATGAGCGCCAGCGGCAGAAGCTCCCCGACCATCGCCTCGCCCGGCTCGTCTCCCTCGCCCGTCTCATCGAATCGCACTACCGTCGGCCGATGGACGTCGAGTGGGCCGGGGACGCGAACCAGCTCTACATCGTCCAGGCGAGGCCGGTGACGACGATCCCGACGTCGACCGCACCCGGGGCGGCTCGCGCCGGCGAGGCCGCGCCCCCGTCCGAGGGGGACGAGCGCCCCCTCCTGCGCGGGTTCGGCGCGAGCCCGGGCGTCGCGGTCGGCGCGGCCCGCATCCTGCACGGGGCCGCGGACATGGACAAGCTGCGCAGCGGCGAGGTGCTCGTCACGTCGATGACGACGCCGGACATGGTGCCGGCGATGAGCCAGGCCGCCGCGATCGTCACCGACGAGGGCGGCATGACCTGCCACGCCGCGATCGTCTCGCGCGAGCTCGGCGTCCCCTGCGTCGTCGGGACGCGGGAGGCGACCAAGCTCCTCCTGGAGGGCGAGGAGGTCACGGTCGACGGCAAGGCGGGCACGGTCTACCGCGGAGCCGTGCACCGGGCGCGAGCGGCGCCGACGGCGAGCGCGTCCGCGGGGGCGGCCGCTGCCACGGCCGTCGGCCACGGCGCCGTGCCCGTCACCGCCACGAAGATCCTCGTCAACGTCGGCGTGCCCGAGAAGGCCGAGGAGTACGCGCGCCTGCCCGTCTCGGGCGTGGGCCTCCTTCGCATCGAGTTCATCTTCACCGCCCACGTCCGCGAGCACCCTCTCGCGCTGCTGAAGAAGGGGCGCAAGGACGAGCTCGTGCGACGGCTCGCGGACGGGATCGGCAAGGTCTGCCAGGCGTTCCACCCGCGGCCGGTGATCATCCGGACCTCGGACTTCAAGACGAACGAGTACCGCGGGATGCCCGGCGGCGAGGAGTTCGAGCCGTCCGAGGAGAACCCGATGATCGGCTGGCGCGGCTGCTCCCGCTACATCTCGCCGGTCTACAAGCCGGCGTTCCTGTGCGAGCTCGAGGCGATCCACCGCGTGCGGACCGAGATGGGCCTCAAGAACGCGATGGTGATGCTGCCGTTCGTCCGGAACACCTGGGAGCTCGAGGAGATCAGCGAGATGATGCGCGCGCAGGGCCTGCGCCGCTCGCGGGACTTCCAGCTCTACCTGATGGCCGAGGTCCCGTCCACCGTTCTCCTCGCGCGCGAGTTCTCCAAGCACTGCGACGGGTTCTCCATCGGCTCGAACGACCTCACCCAGCTCGTGCTCGGCGCCGACCGCGATTCCGAGATCCTGGGGCGGATGGGCTACTTCGACGAGCGCGACCCCGCGGTGCAGCACGCAATCCAGCTGCTGATCGAGGGGGCGCACGCGGAGGGTCGGACGGTCGGCATCTGCGGGCAGGGGCCGAGCGTCTATCCGGAGTTCGCCGAGTTCCTCGTGCGCCAGGGGATCGACTCGATCTCGCTGAACGCCGACACCGTGGTCACGACGATCCGGACGATCGCCTCGCTCGAGGAGCGGATGAAGCTCGCGAGCCTCCGGCGCGGCGGCTAG
- a CDS encoding GNAT family N-acetyltransferase, translated as MAEERARAGAAALESERQFVLALGGFALQIPGAVLVTHEKLPVPRFNYVQVEAISPERQTAFFERALDHYFQRALRPTFRLPRPVPAHLDAGLRRFGFRSREEPLEVLVDDGEGPAVLSRGAREIREAEPSELDRISAFWTEARERPEFRSALDVAWHHPNPDEELRPLLALEAGAPVAAALFYRYRATASLQAVATQPDARGRGAASALVRVARSRAVAEPGGRASITADSARQRLGLERLGFRSALSFRVYELGAEARLEIPSPGPPGPPRWRPPRTSRRAGGSRASSAPRARRSSGSS; from the coding sequence GTGGCCGAGGAGCGAGCGCGGGCGGGCGCGGCGGCGCTCGAGTCCGAGCGCCAGTTCGTTCTCGCCCTCGGCGGCTTCGCGCTCCAGATCCCGGGCGCCGTCCTGGTGACGCACGAGAAGCTGCCGGTCCCGCGGTTCAACTACGTCCAGGTCGAGGCGATCTCGCCGGAGCGCCAGACCGCGTTCTTCGAACGGGCCCTCGACCACTACTTCCAGCGAGCGCTGCGGCCGACGTTCCGTCTCCCGCGACCGGTGCCGGCGCACCTCGACGCCGGGCTCCGCCGCTTCGGGTTCCGGTCCCGCGAGGAACCGCTCGAGGTCCTCGTCGACGACGGCGAGGGCCCCGCGGTCCTCTCCCGTGGCGCTCGGGAGATCCGGGAGGCCGAGCCCTCGGAGCTCGACCGGATATCGGCCTTCTGGACCGAAGCGCGCGAGCGCCCCGAGTTCCGCAGCGCGCTCGACGTCGCCTGGCACCACCCGAACCCCGACGAGGAGCTGCGGCCGCTGCTCGCGCTCGAGGCGGGCGCCCCGGTCGCCGCCGCGCTCTTCTACCGGTACCGGGCGACCGCGAGCCTCCAGGCGGTCGCGACGCAGCCGGACGCACGGGGGCGGGGCGCCGCGTCCGCGCTCGTGCGCGTGGCCCGCAGTCGGGCGGTCGCGGAACCCGGAGGACGGGCGTCGATCACCGCCGACTCGGCCCGGCAGCGGCTGGGCCTCGAGCGCCTCGGCTTCCGCAGCGCGCTCTCCTTCCGCGTCTACGAGCTGGGCGCGGAGGCGCGGCTCGAGATCCCGTCGCCGGGGCCCCCGGGCCCCCCGCGCTGGCGGCCGCCGCGGACTAGCCGCCGCGCCGGAGGCTCGCGAGCTTCATCCGCTCCTCGAGCGAGGCGATCGTCCGGATCGTCGTGA
- a CDS encoding enoyl-CoA hydratase-related protein: MAAGDGQERPVVAVLGGGNMGSGIAQACAQAGASVRVRDVDAAAIARGRGLLEKMLQGAVDRRKMSAPRRDEVLARISFTTDLDEAVRDAGIVLEAVFEDEAVKRELFRALAVRVRSDAIVATNTSSLSVSALAEGFPEPARFAGFHFFYPAAINKLVEIVAGSATSPATIDALERFAYRLRKIPIATLDRAGFCVNRYFVPFLNEATRLVEEDVASLATIEEVGREAFGATLGPFELMNVTGIPIAFHAQTSLCRAFGPAYAPSPLLERQFRSGRPWAWRETPVEPERKAAVRERLVGLTIGIATELVEEGVASAEATDRGATVGLRRRWGPFAQLNAIGLAEGLGQVEAYARRWPGSFPVAASLHDRAARGERSWPLSCVRVDRTGAVAWVLLDRPEVLNSLNSELLRQLEAAFRDLEDEPGLRAVVLAGSSPVFAAGADIDEMRAKSHAEGVDFGFRGQRVAERIERFPAPVIALVEGYALGGGLELALAADFIVAAQGAVLGLPEVTLGIHPGMGGATRLTRLIGRARTKMLVFTGARISAEEAYQLGFVARLVPAESARDEVAAIAATIAANAPLAVRWVKQVIDRGADASTASALHLEAESAGHTFATADRIEGMTAFTEKRPARFEGK; encoded by the coding sequence ATGGCCGCAGGGGACGGGCAGGAACGGCCGGTCGTCGCGGTCCTCGGCGGCGGCAACATGGGCAGCGGGATCGCCCAGGCCTGCGCCCAGGCCGGCGCGTCGGTCCGGGTCCGCGACGTCGACGCGGCCGCGATCGCCCGCGGTCGGGGCCTGCTCGAGAAGATGCTCCAGGGGGCCGTCGATCGCCGGAAGATGTCGGCGCCCCGCCGCGACGAGGTCCTGGCGCGGATCTCCTTCACGACGGACCTCGACGAGGCGGTCCGGGACGCGGGGATCGTGCTGGAAGCCGTCTTCGAGGACGAGGCGGTGAAGCGCGAGCTGTTCCGCGCCCTCGCCGTTCGCGTGCGCTCGGACGCGATCGTCGCGACGAACACCTCGTCCCTGTCGGTGAGCGCGCTCGCGGAGGGCTTTCCCGAGCCGGCGCGCTTCGCCGGGTTCCACTTCTTCTATCCCGCCGCGATCAACAAGCTCGTTGAGATCGTGGCCGGGAGCGCGACCTCGCCCGCCACGATCGACGCGCTCGAGCGCTTCGCCTACCGGCTGCGCAAGATCCCGATCGCCACGCTCGATCGCGCCGGCTTCTGCGTGAACCGCTACTTCGTGCCGTTCCTGAACGAGGCGACCCGGCTCGTCGAGGAGGACGTCGCGAGCCTCGCCACCATCGAGGAGGTGGGGCGCGAGGCGTTCGGTGCAACCCTCGGGCCGTTCGAGCTGATGAACGTCACCGGCATCCCCATCGCCTTTCACGCGCAGACCTCGCTGTGCCGCGCCTTCGGGCCTGCCTACGCACCGTCCCCGCTGCTCGAGCGCCAGTTCCGCTCCGGCCGGCCCTGGGCCTGGCGCGAGACCCCGGTCGAGCCCGAGCGCAAGGCGGCCGTTCGGGAGCGGCTCGTGGGGCTCACGATCGGGATCGCCACGGAGCTCGTCGAAGAAGGGGTGGCGAGCGCGGAGGCGACCGACCGAGGCGCGACCGTGGGGCTGCGTCGCCGCTGGGGACCGTTCGCCCAGCTCAACGCGATCGGCCTCGCCGAGGGGCTCGGCCAGGTGGAGGCCTACGCGCGCCGCTGGCCGGGGAGCTTTCCGGTCGCCGCGAGCCTGCACGATCGGGCGGCGCGGGGCGAGCGTTCCTGGCCGCTCTCCTGCGTGCGCGTCGACCGAACGGGGGCGGTCGCCTGGGTGCTGCTCGATCGGCCCGAGGTCCTCAACTCGCTCAACTCCGAGCTCCTACGGCAGCTGGAGGCCGCCTTCCGCGATCTCGAGGACGAGCCCGGACTGCGGGCGGTCGTGCTGGCCGGCTCGTCGCCCGTGTTCGCCGCCGGGGCCGACATCGACGAGATGCGCGCCAAATCCCACGCCGAGGGCGTCGACTTCGGGTTCCGCGGCCAGCGGGTCGCCGAGCGCATCGAGCGCTTTCCCGCGCCGGTGATCGCGCTCGTCGAGGGCTACGCCCTCGGCGGCGGGCTCGAGCTCGCGCTCGCCGCCGACTTCATCGTCGCGGCGCAGGGCGCCGTGCTGGGCCTTCCCGAGGTCACGCTCGGGATCCACCCCGGGATGGGCGGCGCCACGCGCCTGACGCGGCTCATCGGCCGCGCCCGGACCAAGATGCTCGTCTTCACCGGGGCCCGGATCAGCGCCGAAGAGGCCTACCAGCTCGGCTTCGTCGCCCGGCTGGTGCCGGCCGAGTCGGCCCGCGACGAGGTCGCGGCGATCGCCGCGACGATCGCCGCGAACGCGCCGCTCGCGGTGCGCTGGGTCAAGCAGGTGATCGATCGGGGGGCGGACGCGTCGACCGCGAGCGCCCTCCACCTGGAGGCCGAGTCGGCCGGCCACACCTTCGCCACGGCGGACCGGATCGAGGGGATGACCGCCTTCACCGAGAAGCGTCCCGCACGCTTCGAGGGCAAGTGA
- the gcvH gene encoding glycine cleavage system protein GcvH, producing MSAERVPDDRQYTKTHEWVQLDGPRATVGITDHAQALLTDIVFVDLPAAGKSVSAGASVLVLESVKTVADVYAPGPGTVREANAELKTHPELVNQDPYGRGWLVRIELAGPVPPGTLLDAAAYRALVESGA from the coding sequence ATGAGCGCCGAGCGCGTGCCGGACGACCGCCAGTACACCAAGACGCACGAGTGGGTGCAGCTCGACGGCCCGCGGGCGACCGTCGGGATCACCGACCACGCCCAGGCGCTGCTGACCGACATCGTCTTCGTGGACCTGCCGGCCGCCGGCAAGAGCGTCAGCGCCGGCGCGAGCGTGCTCGTCCTGGAGTCGGTCAAGACCGTGGCCGACGTCTACGCCCCGGGACCGGGCACCGTCCGCGAGGCGAACGCCGAGCTCAAGACCCACCCGGAGCTCGTGAACCAGGACCCGTACGGCCGCGGATGGCTCGTGCGGATCGAGCTCGCGGGACCGGTGCCGCCCGGAACGCTCCTGGACGCCGCGGCGTATCGGGCGCTCGTCGAGTCCGGAGCCTAG
- a CDS encoding adenosylhomocysteinase: MTAAGSVEAGRLKVDWARAHMPVLEGIRRRFERERPFAELTLSLVLHTEAKTAVLALALRAGGASVHLAAGNPLSTDDDAVAVLAAEGVDTHARKGESLAEYRAGIRAMLDADPDVIIDDGADLVALVHEERRARGRLRGSTEETTTGITRLRALERSRGLLFPAIDVNDADMKHLFDNRYGTGQSTIDGVLAATNLLLAGRTAVVAGYGWCGRGVAARLKGLGSDVIVTEVDPVRALEARFDGFRVMPMLDAAREADLIVTVTGQTGVVRGEHFKVLKDGCLLANAGHFDVEIARGELSGLSVERRAVRPNVEEFRFADGRRAYLLGDGRLVNLAAGQGHPVEVMDLSFALQALSAEHLARHGREMEPRVHPVPPSIDRAVAAAALPAAGIAIDAPTQEQVKYAAAWESGT, encoded by the coding sequence GTGACCGCCGCCGGCAGCGTGGAGGCCGGACGCCTCAAGGTCGACTGGGCGCGCGCGCACATGCCGGTCCTCGAGGGGATCCGGCGCCGCTTCGAGCGGGAGCGTCCCTTCGCGGAGCTCACGCTGTCGCTGGTGCTGCATACGGAGGCGAAGACCGCCGTCCTCGCGCTCGCGCTCCGGGCGGGGGGCGCGAGCGTCCACCTCGCCGCCGGCAACCCGCTGTCCACCGACGACGACGCGGTCGCGGTCCTCGCGGCCGAGGGGGTCGACACCCACGCCCGCAAGGGCGAGTCGCTCGCCGAGTACCGGGCGGGGATCCGGGCGATGCTCGACGCCGACCCGGACGTGATCATCGACGACGGCGCGGACCTGGTGGCGCTCGTCCACGAGGAGCGGCGCGCGCGGGGCCGGCTGCGCGGCTCGACCGAGGAGACCACGACCGGCATCACGCGCCTGCGCGCGCTCGAGCGCTCGCGGGGGCTGTTGTTCCCGGCGATCGACGTCAACGACGCCGACATGAAGCACCTGTTCGACAACCGCTACGGCACCGGCCAGTCGACGATCGACGGGGTGCTCGCGGCGACCAACCTGTTGCTCGCGGGGCGCACGGCCGTCGTCGCCGGCTACGGCTGGTGCGGCCGCGGGGTCGCCGCGCGGCTGAAAGGTCTGGGCTCGGACGTGATCGTGACCGAGGTCGATCCCGTCCGCGCGCTCGAGGCGCGCTTCGACGGCTTCCGGGTGATGCCGATGCTCGACGCGGCCCGGGAGGCCGACCTGATCGTCACCGTGACGGGCCAGACCGGGGTCGTCCGCGGGGAGCACTTCAAGGTCCTCAAGGACGGCTGCCTGCTCGCCAACGCCGGGCACTTCGACGTCGAGATCGCCCGCGGCGAGCTGTCGGGGCTTTCGGTAGAGCGCCGCGCCGTTCGCCCGAACGTCGAGGAGTTCCGCTTCGCCGACGGCCGCCGCGCCTATCTGCTCGGCGACGGCCGCCTCGTCAACCTCGCCGCCGGCCAGGGCCACCCGGTCGAGGTGATGGACCTCTCGTTCGCGCTCCAGGCGCTCAGCGCGGAGCACCTCGCGCGCCACGGGCGCGAGATGGAGCCGCGCGTGCACCCGGTGCCACCGTCGATCGACCGGGCGGTGGCCGCCGCCGCCCTGCCGGCCGCGGGGATCGCGATCGATGCGCCGACGCAGGAACAGGTGAAGTACGCGGCCGCCTGGGAGTCCGGCACATGA
- a CDS encoding zinc ribbon domain-containing protein, whose amino-acid sequence MSRHLVRLPVPGGPARDSVRSIRSRLAVVAVLAVLLGSSLFAVPHVASAAVGAVAPTAPAAQPAVTHGDLVVGPGENYTILPTYGSPFYYQGGNITVEAGGTLFITNVTLVFVEFVGDSGTPIQRLAHIYSFADAGSVVMKNSTITTDLGVLNAYAKLLINVTGTFSALNSSMRFPGWIQDFGATADLTLNSTVVTANPLVPFVNEPAIIQGDTEFAPSISVLGGAALNLFNCTVNATYSDNTLLNGIPGPAPLTAADVPVDTPTYSVGELATPTDSANLTLDYLYYATGLDGGVAYFYYFDNGTGWTNATVAVTYESISYTLGTLTLQNDTIFGVATIAIPTALTDAINAGGLLAFLNNTGDFGLPSELSLQVTLLNGPAAAINLVSLDFYPTAQYDMVAGGAGTTVSAVDTALGLTYQSLPASPFSQLSPYPWLSNKFLFENGATGYLANVTTPSPIPGVFSTSAFLPDALSTIYLYRWADFNMSAENQPLDGVRAISFYAYNDNQLANATANALNDLKTANPAIWGYVNFWDRWHGISGYGVSNRTGQASVLLASSELGYVTLPSGQFLGGYNIGVIPAGTKTAQWHSFAVSPYPTGVAAGTPGYGKADRLNVIVILPPPAVSFVSFVVPTSPLDLQEQYASSGVIFINGPGDATLTVTATPVGGGSTLTVASGLVANGTFDLFWNSLSGLLTPGTTYNFVATAVYKTASATYDFPSPLSVPGSVAPTGFLYEKILGLPLWIWLAIAAAIVVGIVAALLIFRRQAAGKLVECGECGELIPEDATVCPKCGAEFENDLVRCSRCSSTIPASSQFCPECGAQLLGKPGEGEADPERQAYADFTERFRGEAKKELGDNYTESAFWDWWKRQPSYVPFSQWKAQQSQGTPRAGMSQPPAASQSIAPDTPPPRGSASPPPSAGRGTTSASAAPTATSAAAAAPPAAGGAAAASGGGGALRPCPNCGKEIPPEYLVCPFCGAVTQ is encoded by the coding sequence GTGAGCCGTCATTTGGTCAGGCTCCCGGTACCCGGGGGTCCGGCGCGCGACTCCGTCCGATCGATCCGATCCCGACTCGCGGTCGTTGCCGTCCTCGCGGTCCTGCTCGGGAGCAGCCTCTTCGCGGTCCCCCACGTCGCCTCGGCCGCGGTCGGCGCCGTCGCCCCGACGGCCCCCGCCGCGCAGCCGGCCGTCACCCACGGTGACCTCGTCGTCGGCCCGGGCGAGAACTACACGATACTGCCGACCTACGGCAGCCCGTTCTACTACCAGGGCGGCAACATCACGGTGGAGGCCGGCGGCACGCTGTTCATCACCAACGTCACCCTCGTGTTCGTCGAGTTCGTCGGCGACTCGGGCACGCCGATCCAGCGCCTCGCCCACATCTACTCGTTCGCCGACGCCGGTTCCGTGGTCATGAAGAACTCCACGATCACCACCGACCTCGGCGTCCTCAACGCCTACGCCAAGCTGCTGATCAACGTCACCGGCACCTTCTCGGCCCTGAACTCCTCGATGCGCTTCCCCGGCTGGATCCAGGACTTCGGCGCCACCGCCGACCTCACGCTCAACAGCACCGTCGTGACCGCGAACCCGCTCGTCCCGTTCGTCAACGAGCCGGCGATCATCCAGGGCGACACCGAGTTCGCCCCGTCGATCAGCGTCCTCGGCGGCGCGGCCCTCAACCTGTTCAACTGCACCGTCAACGCGACCTACTCCGACAACACGCTGCTCAACGGCATCCCCGGCCCGGCCCCGCTCACCGCGGCCGACGTGCCGGTCGACACCCCGACCTACAGCGTCGGCGAGCTCGCGACGCCCACCGACTCGGCGAACCTGACGCTGGACTACCTGTACTACGCGACGGGCCTCGACGGCGGGGTCGCGTACTTCTACTACTTCGACAACGGAACGGGCTGGACGAACGCGACGGTCGCGGTGACCTACGAGAGCATCTCCTACACCCTCGGCACCCTGACCCTCCAGAACGATACGATCTTCGGCGTCGCGACGATCGCGATCCCGACGGCCCTCACCGACGCGATCAACGCGGGCGGTCTCCTCGCGTTCCTCAACAACACCGGCGACTTCGGGCTGCCGAGCGAGCTGTCGCTGCAGGTGACCCTGCTCAACGGGCCCGCGGCGGCGATCAATCTCGTCTCGCTCGACTTCTATCCGACCGCCCAGTACGACATGGTCGCCGGCGGCGCGGGCACGACCGTCTCGGCGGTCGACACCGCGCTCGGTCTGACCTACCAGTCGCTACCGGCGAGCCCCTTCAGCCAGCTGAGCCCGTATCCGTGGCTCTCCAACAAGTTCCTCTTCGAGAACGGGGCGACCGGCTACCTCGCCAACGTCACCACCCCGTCGCCGATCCCGGGGGTCTTCTCCACGAGCGCCTTCCTGCCCGACGCGCTGAGCACGATCTACCTCTACCGGTGGGCCGATTTCAACATGTCCGCCGAGAACCAGCCGCTCGACGGCGTTCGGGCGATCTCGTTCTACGCCTACAACGACAACCAGCTCGCGAACGCGACCGCGAACGCGCTCAACGACCTCAAGACCGCGAACCCGGCGATCTGGGGCTACGTCAACTTCTGGGACCGCTGGCACGGCATCTCGGGCTACGGCGTCTCCAACCGGACCGGCCAGGCCTCGGTCCTGCTCGCGTCCTCGGAGCTCGGCTACGTGACGTTGCCGAGCGGCCAGTTCCTCGGCGGATACAACATCGGCGTCATCCCGGCCGGCACGAAGACGGCCCAGTGGCACTCCTTCGCCGTCAGCCCGTATCCCACGGGCGTGGCGGCGGGCACCCCCGGCTACGGCAAGGCCGACCGGCTCAACGTCATCGTGATCCTGCCACCGCCGGCCGTGTCGTTCGTCTCGTTCGTCGTGCCCACGAGCCCCCTCGACCTGCAGGAGCAGTACGCTTCCTCGGGCGTGATCTTCATCAACGGCCCGGGCGACGCGACCCTGACGGTCACCGCGACCCCGGTCGGCGGCGGCTCGACCCTCACCGTGGCGAGCGGCCTCGTCGCGAACGGCACGTTCGACCTGTTCTGGAACTCGCTGAGCGGTCTGCTGACGCCGGGCACGACCTACAACTTCGTCGCGACCGCGGTCTACAAGACCGCGAGCGCCACCTACGACTTCCCGTCGCCGCTCTCGGTGCCGGGGAGCGTCGCCCCGACCGGCTTCCTCTACGAGAAGATCCTCGGCCTGCCGCTGTGGATCTGGCTCGCGATCGCCGCCGCGATCGTCGTCGGGATCGTCGCCGCCCTCCTCATCTTCCGCCGCCAGGCGGCGGGCAAGCTCGTCGAGTGCGGCGAGTGCGGGGAGCTGATCCCCGAGGACGCGACGGTCTGCCCGAAGTGCGGGGCCGAGTTCGAGAACGATCTCGTCCGCTGCAGCCGCTGCTCCTCGACGATCCCCGCGAGCTCCCAGTTCTGCCCCGAGTGCGGCGCCCAGCTGCTGGGCAAGCCCGGCGAGGGCGAGGCCGACCCCGAGCGCCAGGCCTACGCCGACTTCACCGAGCGCTTCCGCGGCGAGGCGAAGAAGGAGCTCGGCGACAACTACACCGAGAGCGCGTTCTGGGACTGGTGGAAGCGCCAGCCGAGCTACGTGCCGTTCAGCCAGTGGAAGGCCCAGCAGTCCCAGGGTACGCCCCGGGCCGGCATGAGCCAGCCACCGGCCGCGAGCCAGTCGATCGCCCCGGACACCCCACCGCCCCGCGGGAGCGCCAGCCCGCCGCCGAGCGCGGGCCGCGGCACGACCTCGGCGAGCGCGGCGCCGACCGCGACCAGCGCGGCCGCGGCCGCTCCCCCGGCCGCGGGCGGTGCCGCCGCGGCCAGCGGCGGCGGCGGGGCGCTCCGCCCGTGCCCGAACTGCGGCAAGGAGATCCCTCCGGAGTACCTCGTCTGCCCGTTCTGCGGAGCGGTGACCCAGTAA
- a CDS encoding zinc-binding dehydrogenase, whose protein sequence is MRGFGFLEHGGPERLGFVEIPDPSPGPGEVRVRVRAAAFNRLDRFTLAGIPGVPIPRPHVLGSDGSGVVDVLGDGVAGLRPGERVLLNPGLWDGTCEACQRGEEALCRNYRIVGEHTQGTATEFVVVPARNVHQLPDALSFEAGAAAPLAFQTAWRAMKTIGEVRPGDRVAVIGAGGGVALAVVQVAKLLGARVAVAARSLEKAERARAVGADDALQFDDADHPLDRVLWQWSEKNGADVIFDSVGAPTLPRSVRALARAGRVVVIGATAGAIAEIDVRTLFWRQGSIRGSTMASAREFDEMLVHLASGRLQPVIDSVHPLEEAARAFARFDAPELFGKIVVQTEPGGAKTSRLSEASGGVFK, encoded by the coding sequence ATGCGGGGCTTCGGCTTCCTCGAGCACGGCGGACCCGAGCGGCTTGGATTCGTGGAAATCCCGGACCCGTCGCCCGGCCCGGGCGAGGTCCGCGTCCGAGTGCGGGCGGCCGCGTTCAACCGGCTCGACCGGTTCACGCTCGCGGGCATCCCGGGGGTACCGATCCCGCGGCCGCACGTCCTCGGCTCGGACGGTTCGGGCGTGGTGGACGTCCTCGGGGACGGGGTCGCGGGGCTGCGCCCCGGCGAGAGGGTCCTGCTCAACCCGGGTCTGTGGGACGGCACCTGCGAGGCGTGCCAGCGGGGCGAGGAGGCGCTCTGCCGCAACTACCGGATCGTCGGCGAGCACACCCAAGGGACCGCGACCGAGTTCGTGGTCGTTCCGGCGCGCAACGTCCACCAGCTCCCCGACGCGCTCTCCTTCGAGGCGGGCGCGGCGGCGCCGCTCGCCTTCCAGACCGCCTGGCGGGCCATGAAGACGATCGGCGAGGTCCGGCCGGGCGACCGTGTCGCCGTCATCGGCGCCGGCGGCGGGGTCGCGCTGGCGGTCGTCCAGGTCGCCAAGCTGCTCGGCGCACGGGTCGCGGTCGCCGCCCGCTCGCTCGAGAAGGCGGAGCGGGCGCGCGCGGTCGGCGCGGACGACGCGCTCCAGTTCGACGACGCGGACCACCCGCTCGACCGCGTGCTCTGGCAATGGAGCGAGAAGAACGGCGCCGACGTGATCTTCGATTCGGTCGGCGCGCCGACCCTCCCGCGCTCGGTCCGCGCCCTCGCCCGCGCCGGACGGGTGGTCGTGATCGGCGCCACGGCGGGCGCGATCGCGGAGATCGACGTGCGCACGCTGTTCTGGCGCCAGGGCTCGATCCGGGGCAGCACGATGGCGAGCGCCCGGGAGTTCGACGAGATGCTCGTGCACCTCGCCTCGGGGCGCCTGCAGCCCGTGATCGATTCGGTCCATCCGCTGGAGGAGGCGGCCCGCGCCTTCGCCCGGTTCGACGCTCCGGAGCTGTTCGGCAAGATCGTCGTACAGACCGAGCCCGGCGGGGCGAAAACCTCCCGTCTCTCGGAGGCGAGTGGCGGAGTATTCAAATAG